In Polynucleobacter sp. MWH-S4W17, a genomic segment contains:
- the rnc gene encoding ribonuclease III, translating to MNARAVIETGPLQERLGYTFKKPELLNQALTHRSHSKKNNERLEFLGDSILNCVVAEMLYERYSDLDEGDLSRVRANLVKQQALYEIAQTLSLSDYLRLGEGELKSGGFRRPSILADTLEAVTGAIFMDGGFEAAKASLRKLYSIILANVDPKTLGKDDKTLLQECLQGYQLPLPTYNVTGTTGAAHNQQFEVECLIPSHKVAVKGEGASRRAAEQAAAKLALIAMLKALPQESRKPKKTRSAKKKAAKKEATEEQFNLKLKG from the coding sequence ATGAATGCGCGCGCCGTTATCGAAACTGGGCCGCTACAAGAGCGCCTCGGCTATACCTTCAAGAAGCCAGAGCTACTAAATCAAGCCTTGACTCATCGCAGTCATAGCAAGAAAAATAACGAGCGCTTAGAGTTTCTGGGCGACTCTATTCTGAATTGTGTCGTTGCTGAAATGCTCTATGAGCGTTATTCGGACTTAGATGAGGGCGATCTCTCTCGCGTACGTGCAAACTTAGTAAAGCAACAAGCTTTATATGAAATTGCCCAAACATTATCCTTGTCGGATTACTTGCGCCTGGGCGAAGGTGAGTTGAAGAGCGGTGGCTTCCGTCGCCCCTCTATTCTTGCTGATACCTTAGAGGCAGTGACTGGCGCAATCTTTATGGATGGTGGTTTTGAAGCGGCTAAGGCCAGCTTACGTAAGCTGTATTCCATTATCTTGGCAAACGTAGACCCTAAAACCTTAGGTAAGGATGACAAAACTTTATTGCAAGAATGCTTGCAAGGCTATCAATTGCCATTGCCGACCTATAACGTTACCGGCACTACTGGTGCTGCACACAACCAGCAGTTTGAGGTGGAGTGCTTGATCCCTAGTCATAAAGTGGCGGTCAAAGGTGAGGGTGCTTCGCGTCGTGCTGCTGAACAAGCGGCAGCAAAGTTAGCTTTGATTGCTATGCTTAAGGCTTTACCGCAAGAATCTCGCAAACCCAAGAAAACTCGGTCGGCCAAGAAGAAAGCGGCCAAAAAAGAAGCAACCGAAGAGCAGTTCAATCTTAAGCTGAAGGGCTAA
- the lepB gene encoding signal peptidase I yields MNFALVLFILVIVSGIAWVADKWHFAPQRRLAGIDRMPLWLEYTAGFFPVICAVFVLRSFIAEPFKIPSGSMIPTLQIGDFILVNKFTYGIRLPVLNQKVVDLGSPKRGDVVVFRYPRDESVDYIKRIVALPGDEITYENKRLTINGQPLQYSGGEPYLDPENMRYAKRFTETFPVDLGGNRHDILNDPDRPATVFPTERFPGSEFCQYQQSGVTCKVPPGHYFAMGDNRDNSADSRYWGFVPDKNIVGKAFFVWLNLGNLGRIGGFE; encoded by the coding sequence ATGAACTTTGCCCTAGTCCTTTTTATCTTGGTGATTGTTTCTGGAATCGCTTGGGTTGCTGACAAATGGCACTTTGCCCCGCAAAGACGTTTGGCGGGTATTGATCGTATGCCTTTGTGGCTTGAATACACAGCAGGTTTCTTCCCGGTAATTTGCGCAGTGTTTGTCTTGCGCTCTTTTATTGCTGAGCCTTTTAAGATTCCTTCTGGTTCAATGATCCCCACATTGCAAATCGGCGACTTCATTTTGGTCAATAAATTTACCTATGGAATACGTTTACCGGTACTGAATCAAAAAGTTGTTGACTTGGGTTCACCCAAGCGCGGTGATGTTGTCGTTTTTCGCTACCCACGTGATGAATCGGTGGATTACATCAAGCGCATAGTGGCCTTGCCAGGTGACGAAATCACCTATGAAAATAAGCGTCTGACTATTAATGGTCAGCCTCTGCAATATAGTGGTGGCGAGCCGTATCTCGATCCCGAGAATATGCGCTATGCCAAACGTTTCACAGAGACTTTCCCGGTAGACTTGGGCGGCAATCGTCATGACATCCTCAATGATCCAGATCGTCCGGCTACCGTATTTCCAACCGAGCGTTTTCCGGGTTCTGAGTTCTGCCAGTACCAGCAGTCTGGTGTGACTTGCAAAGTCCCTCCAGGACATTACTTCGCCATGGGCGATAACCGTGACAACAGCGCAGACTCACGTTACTGGGGATTTGTACCTGATAAAAATATCGTAGGCAAAGCCTTCTTTGTTTGGTTGAACCTGGGTAATCTTGGCCGTATAGGCGGATTCGAGTAA